The Vicia villosa cultivar HV-30 ecotype Madison, WI linkage group LG1, Vvil1.0, whole genome shotgun sequence genome includes a region encoding these proteins:
- the LOC131600103 gene encoding glucose and ribitol dehydrogenase-like yields the protein MATNEPKFPPQSQKTQPGKEHVMKPLPQSINPHHKPSNKLRGKVALVTGGDSGIGRAVSLIFAQEGATVAFTYVKGHEEIDKDETLKLLLEAKTIDAQEPLAIAADIGYDENCKQVVDLVVQEYGHIDILVNNAAEQHLKNSVEEITEEQLERVFRTNIFSHFFLVRHALKHMKEGSSIINSTSVNAYTGKAETLDYTSTKGAIVAFTRGLAQQLVKKGIRVNAVAPGPVWTPVQPASMPGEMIQDLGSDVPMKRAAQPSEIAPCYLFLASLQDSSYYTGQVLHPNGGLIVNA from the exons ATGGCAACTAATGAGCCAAAGTTCCCACCTCAGAGTCAGAAAACTCAACCAGGAAAAGAACATGTAATGAAACCACTACCACAAAGCATAAATCCTCACCACAAGCCCTCCAATAAACTAAGG GGAAAGGTGGCGTTGGTGACAGGAGGTGACTCAGGTATTGGAAGAGCTGTGTCTTTGATATTTGCACAAGAAGGTGCAACAGTGGCCTTTACATACGTGAAGGGTCATGAGGAGATTGACAAGGATGAAACATTGAAGTTGTTGCTAGAAGCCAAGACAATTGATGCACAAGAACCATTGGCAATTGCTGCTGATATTGGATATGATGAAAACTGCAAACAAGTGGTTGATCTTGTTGTCCAAGAATATGGACACATTGATATTCTTGTCAACAATGCAGCTGAACAGCATCTCAAAAACTCAGTTGAGGAAATCACTGAGGAACAGCTTGAAAGAGTCTTCAGGACCAATATCTTTTCACACTTCTTCTTGGTCAG GCATGCTTTAAAGCATATGAAAGAAGGAAGTTCAATCATAAACTCAACTTCAGTGAATGCTTATACTGGAAAAGCAGAAACACTGGACTACACTTCGACAAAGGGAGCCATAGTTGCATTCACTAGAGGTCTTGCTCAGCAGCTGGTGAAGAAAGGAATAAGAGTGAATGCTGTTGCTCCAGGTCCAGTTTGGACGCCGGTTCAACCAGCTAGCATGCCTGGTGAGATGATACAGGATTTGGGGTCAGATGTGCCAATGAAACGAGCAGCTCAGCCTAGTGAGATTGCACCTTGTTATTTGTTCTTGGCTTCCCTTCAAGACTCTTCATACTATACTGGCCAAGTTCTCCATCCAAATG GTGGGCTGATTGTGAATGCTTAA